One Pseudonocardia sediminis DNA window includes the following coding sequences:
- the pfkB gene encoding 1-phosphofructokinase encodes MTPSSVSSSASSSANGAPIVTVTPNPSLDRTIELPELVRGGVHRATSVRIDPGGKGVNVARALAAAGHRTIALLPSGLTPGNRLAELLETTAVTTVTVPIADATRTNITLVEPDGVTTKINERGPSLSAAEAEALMHRAVTLGAGASWLVSCGSLPAGVGDDFHAELVRRARRPGLKIAVDTSDAPLHAAVAAHPDLIKPNHEELAELVGRPLGSLGDVLLAARELRARGIGSVLVSLGAGGALLVDRSGEHHARTPPITVRSTVGAGDSTLAGFLAAGGEGPDALRLAVAYGAAACRLPGTAGPGPHDIHLDDVVLEPTPDVTFALTGDAA; translated from the coding sequence ATGACTCCTTCCTCCGTGAGCTCGTCGGCGAGCTCGTCGGCGAACGGGGCGCCGATCGTCACCGTCACCCCGAACCCCAGCCTGGACCGCACGATCGAGCTCCCCGAGCTCGTCCGCGGAGGGGTGCACCGCGCCACCTCGGTGCGGATCGACCCGGGCGGCAAGGGCGTCAACGTCGCCCGCGCGCTGGCCGCGGCCGGGCACCGGACGATCGCGCTGCTGCCTTCGGGTCTGACCCCGGGCAACCGGCTCGCCGAGCTGCTGGAGACCACCGCGGTCACCACGGTGACGGTGCCGATCGCCGACGCCACCCGCACCAACATCACCCTGGTGGAGCCGGACGGCGTCACGACGAAGATCAACGAGCGGGGCCCGTCGCTGAGCGCGGCCGAGGCCGAGGCGCTCATGCACCGGGCCGTCACGCTCGGCGCGGGCGCGTCCTGGCTGGTCAGCTGCGGGTCGCTGCCGGCCGGGGTGGGCGACGACTTCCACGCCGAGCTCGTCCGCCGCGCCCGCCGTCCCGGGTTGAAGATCGCCGTCGACACCTCCGACGCGCCGCTGCACGCCGCGGTGGCCGCGCACCCCGACCTGATCAAGCCCAACCACGAGGAGCTGGCCGAGCTCGTCGGGCGCCCGCTGGGCAGCCTCGGCGACGTGCTGCTGGCCGCCCGCGAGCTGCGCGCCCGCGGGATCGGCTCCGTCCTGGTCAGCCTGGGCGCCGGTGGCGCCCTGCTGGTCGACCGGTCCGGCGAGCACCACGCCCGGACCCCACCGATCACCGTGCGCAGCACGGTGGGCGCCGGAGACTCCACCCTGGCCGGGTTCCTGGCCGCCGGTGGCGAGGGACCCGACGCCCTGCGGCTGGCCGTGGCCTACGGCGCCGCGGCCTGCCGCCTACCGGGCACCGCCGGCCCGGGTCCGCACGACATCCACCTCGACGACGTCGTCCTGGAACCGACCCCGGACGTCACCTTCGCCCTCACCGGAGATGCCGCATGA
- a CDS encoding PTS sugar transporter subunit IIA: protein MTAPLITADLVDLDVPSADRKATVDALARRLQAAGRVTDLDQFLADIEAREAQMPTGLEGGIGIPHCRSAAVTEPSLAFGRSTSGVDFGAEDGPANLIFMIAAPEGGNTDHMTVLAALARRLVRKSFKNELLGATDAAAVATFIQQEVGA, encoded by the coding sequence ATGACCGCACCGCTGATCACCGCCGATCTGGTCGACCTCGACGTGCCCTCGGCCGACCGCAAGGCCACGGTCGACGCCCTGGCCCGGCGGCTTCAGGCCGCGGGCCGGGTCACCGACCTGGACCAGTTCCTCGCCGACATCGAGGCCCGCGAGGCCCAGATGCCGACCGGTCTCGAAGGGGGCATCGGCATCCCGCACTGCCGCTCGGCCGCCGTCACCGAGCCCAGCCTCGCGTTCGGGCGCAGCACCTCCGGCGTCGACTTCGGCGCCGAGGACGGCCCCGCGAACCTGATCTTCATGATCGCCGCCCCGGAGGGCGGGAACACCGACCACATGACGGTGCTGGCCGCGCTGGCCCGTCGCCTGGTCCGCAAGTCCTTCAAGAACGAGCTGCTCGGCGCCACCGACGCCGCGGCCGTCGCCACCTTCATCCAGCAGGAGGTAGGAGCATGA
- a CDS encoding PTS fructose transporter subunit IIC, which translates to MKLLAVTACPTGIAHTYMAAEALEVAAEEAGHEIVVETQGSAGSTPFTPEQLAEAEAIILAADVEVRDKERFAHLPTIAVGVKKAIGGADGLIEAAVAEATARPKAAAGTVPAQRSESRDMSVKSSGPGFGSKLRGWLMTGVSYVIPFVAAGGLLIALGFALGGYQITEAPDIVSVGDDGVVSSAFNAASLMSWAALSFQIGSLAFSLLVPVLAGFIAYAIADRPALVPGFVGGLIAVQTQAGFLGGLVAGLLAGALIYWLKTFRVPRALAGIMPVLVLPLIGTAVVGAVMFVVVGQPLAAATTGLTSWLNGLSGTNAVLLGALLGLMMAFDMGGPVNKAAYAFAVAGLSTESDTALLIMAAVMAAGMTPPLAMALATTVRKRLFTEVEQENGRAAWLLGASFITEGAIPFAAADPLRVIPSLMVGSAVTGSLSMAFGSTLRAPHGGIFVVPLIGNPFAYLFAIVAGTLVSAALVIALKSVGRRTTAEADVPATATAPATAAVA; encoded by the coding sequence ATGAAGCTCCTCGCCGTGACCGCGTGCCCGACCGGCATCGCGCACACCTACATGGCCGCCGAGGCCCTCGAGGTCGCCGCCGAGGAGGCGGGCCACGAGATCGTGGTCGAGACCCAGGGCTCGGCCGGCTCCACCCCGTTCACCCCGGAGCAGCTCGCCGAGGCCGAGGCGATCATCCTCGCCGCCGACGTCGAGGTCCGGGACAAGGAGCGCTTCGCGCACCTGCCCACCATCGCGGTCGGCGTGAAGAAGGCCATCGGCGGCGCCGACGGTCTCATCGAGGCCGCCGTCGCCGAGGCCACCGCTCGTCCCAAGGCCGCGGCCGGGACCGTCCCGGCCCAGCGCAGCGAGTCGCGCGACATGTCCGTCAAGTCCTCCGGCCCCGGCTTCGGCTCGAAGCTGCGCGGCTGGCTGATGACCGGCGTCAGCTACGTCATCCCGTTCGTGGCCGCGGGCGGCCTGCTGATCGCGCTCGGTTTCGCGCTCGGCGGCTACCAGATCACCGAGGCACCGGACATCGTGAGCGTCGGTGACGACGGCGTCGTCTCCTCGGCGTTCAACGCCGCGTCGCTGATGTCCTGGGCGGCCCTGTCGTTCCAGATCGGGTCGCTGGCGTTCAGCCTGCTCGTCCCGGTGCTGGCCGGCTTCATCGCCTACGCCATCGCCGACCGCCCGGCCCTGGTACCCGGTTTCGTCGGCGGCCTGATCGCGGTGCAGACCCAGGCCGGGTTCCTCGGCGGTCTCGTCGCCGGTCTGCTCGCCGGTGCGCTGATCTACTGGCTCAAGACGTTCCGGGTGCCCCGGGCGCTCGCCGGGATCATGCCGGTCCTGGTGCTGCCGCTGATCGGTACCGCCGTCGTCGGCGCGGTCATGTTCGTGGTGGTCGGGCAGCCTCTCGCCGCCGCGACGACGGGTCTGACCAGCTGGCTCAACGGCCTCTCCGGCACCAACGCCGTCCTGCTCGGCGCCCTGCTCGGCCTGATGATGGCCTTCGACATGGGTGGCCCGGTGAACAAGGCCGCCTATGCCTTCGCCGTCGCCGGCCTGTCCACCGAGTCCGACACCGCACTGCTGATCATGGCCGCGGTGATGGCGGCCGGCATGACCCCGCCGCTGGCGATGGCCCTGGCCACGACCGTGCGCAAGCGCCTGTTCACCGAGGTCGAGCAGGAGAACGGCCGGGCCGCGTGGCTGCTCGGCGCCTCCTTCATCACCGAGGGCGCGATCCCGTTCGCGGCCGCGGACCCGCTGCGGGTGATCCCGTCGCTGATGGTCGGCTCCGCCGTCACCGGCTCGCTGTCGATGGCCTTCGGCTCCACCCTGCGCGCCCCGCACGGTGGCATCTTCGTGGTCCCGCTGATCGGCAACCCGTTCGCCTACCTGTTCGCGATCGTCGCCGGAACGCTCGTCTCGGCCGCCCTGGTGATCGCCCTGAAGTCGGTCGGCCGCCGCACGACCGCCGAGGCCGACGTGCCGGCCACCGCGACCGCACCGGCCACCGCCGCCGTCGCCTGA
- a CDS encoding HPr family phosphocarrier protein, which translates to MAERRVTIGSSVGLHARPANLFCTAAGKQPAKVTIAASGDRGPVDARSILSVLGLGVQSGEEVVLASTDDADGEAALDALADLLAQDLDAAPA; encoded by the coding sequence ATGGCCGAGCGCCGCGTCACCATCGGATCGTCCGTGGGGCTGCACGCCCGCCCCGCCAACCTGTTCTGCACCGCCGCCGGCAAGCAGCCGGCCAAGGTCACCATCGCCGCGTCCGGCGACCGCGGGCCGGTCGACGCCCGCAGCATCCTGAGCGTGCTCGGGCTGGGCGTGCAGTCCGGCGAGGAGGTCGTGCTCGCCTCGACCGACGACGCCGACGGCGAGGCCGCCCTGGACGCTCTGGCCGACCTCCTGGCCCAGGACCTGGACGCCGCCCCCGCCTGA
- the bla gene encoding class A beta-lactamase, producing MGRRAVLLGGLAGLGAVVAGCSSDTSPAPAGQAPSGGSGSTPASGTPAASAQEQLASLEQRFGGRLGVSATDTGNGTVIGHRADERFLMCSTSKFLAAAAILQMRTTQPGLLDRRIRYDASQIVRNSPITSQHVADGLPVSELCRAAITVSDNTAMNLLLGVLGGPPALTAYVRTIGDTVTRQDRTEPGLNTTSPGDERDTSTPARMASNIRALALGDALDPQGRDVLYGWLNANTTGGTRIKAGLPAGWGVGDKTGSGDQGEVNDVAVVRPPGRAPLIMSVFAAPANPDAPSDSVAAVVAEAGRILAAGLVPG from the coding sequence GTGGGACGGCGGGCGGTGCTGCTCGGCGGTCTGGCCGGGTTGGGGGCGGTGGTGGCCGGCTGCTCGTCGGACACCTCGCCCGCGCCGGCCGGGCAGGCGCCCTCCGGAGGGTCGGGCTCGACGCCGGCGTCCGGGACACCGGCTGCGTCCGCGCAGGAGCAGCTCGCCTCCCTGGAGCAGCGCTTCGGCGGACGGCTCGGGGTCAGTGCGACCGACACCGGGAACGGCACGGTGATCGGCCACCGCGCCGACGAGCGGTTCCTGATGTGCTCGACGTCGAAGTTCCTCGCCGCCGCCGCGATCCTGCAGATGCGCACCACACAGCCCGGCCTGCTCGACCGCCGGATCCGCTACGACGCGTCGCAGATCGTGCGCAACTCCCCCATCACGTCGCAGCACGTCGCCGACGGCCTGCCGGTCTCCGAGCTGTGCCGGGCCGCGATCACCGTCAGCGACAACACCGCGATGAACCTGCTGCTCGGCGTCCTGGGCGGCCCGCCCGCGCTGACCGCCTACGTCCGCACCATCGGCGACACCGTGACCCGCCAGGACCGCACCGAACCGGGTCTGAACACGACCTCCCCCGGCGACGAGCGCGACACGTCCACCCCCGCGCGGATGGCGTCGAACATCCGCGCGCTCGCCCTCGGCGACGCCCTCGACCCGCAGGGCCGCGACGTCCTCTACGGCTGGCTCAACGCGAACACCACCGGGGGTACCCGGATCAAGGCCGGGCTCCCGGCCGGGTGGGGCGTCGGTGACAAGACCGGTTCCGGCGACCAGGGCGAGGTGAACGACGTCGCCGTCGTCCGCCCACCGGGGCGTGCTCCGCTGATCATGTCGGTCTTCGCCGCGCCCGCGAACCCGGACGCGCCCTCGGACTCCGTCGCCGCCGTCGTCGCGGAGGCGGGCCGCATCCTCGCCGCCGGTCTCGTCCCCGGCTGA
- the ppc gene encoding phosphoenolpyruvate carboxylase, with product MDTTGPRTPAENSGARNSDTQNTGERNGNAEMLAPDSLSAHSGVVSESEHQALRADIRRLSTMLGQTLSEQAGPELLELVEQVRRRAREVTSGEAEPDAVAALLDGVDAGTAVVLARAFSQYFQLANVAEQLHRSRELRALRPADARPLRTVMRRLAAEADPDEVADVLARAQLRPVFTAHPTESSRQSVLAILRRVVDGLNDGVSDRSLGSLVDLLWQTDEIRPGKPTVTDEARNIAWFAERLGELTVPDLLDEFASEAEAAGLTVPEDTRPLALGCWVGGDRDGNPNVTAGVTREVLELYADRALKIHGRLVEQLTTELSVSTRVMGVSEELRGSLARDRRALPEVYERFVRLNAHEPYRLKLSYVQARLLRTRTRIAEQAPHVEGLDYLGAQGYLEDLAVLDRSLRGHLGTRIAEGTLARAIRSARALGLHLVELDVREHSQKHHDALGAIFDAIGELDKPYAELTREERRELLSTELRGRRPLIRRHYGVPDDAAKVIDTFDTLHAVQHEFGPDVARTYIVSMAQDVDDLLAVAVLARESYMVELNENPRSSVDLVPLFETVEELSKAGELLEGLLADPGYRQQVRNRGDLQEIMLGYSDSNKGAGITSSQWEIHRAQRQLRDVAAEHGIRLRLFHGRGGSVGRGGGPAGEAIASAPFGSVDATMKLTEQGEVISDKYSLPTLAHDNLEILLASMLDASLLHQASRWPEKTLERWDEVMTCVSAASTESYRTLVGDPDLPEFFTAATPVEELGRLNVGSRPSKRPGAGPPTLDDLRAIPWVFGWTQTRMVVPGWYGLGSGLRAAREAGHTEALQEMREWAFFSNLIGNVEMTLAKTDLRIASTYVAALVEPAQQKLFDLIRAEHELTLRELLALTGDKALLARHPVLRNTLEVRNGYLEPLHHLQVELLAQRRATEEPDPDLERALLLTINGIAAGMKNTG from the coding sequence GTGGACACCACCGGACCCCGGACCCCGGCTGAGAACAGCGGCGCCCGGAACAGCGACACACAGAACACCGGCGAACGGAACGGCAACGCCGAGATGCTCGCTCCCGACTCGTTGTCCGCGCACTCCGGTGTCGTGTCCGAGTCCGAGCACCAGGCCCTGCGCGCCGACATCCGCCGGCTCTCCACGATGCTCGGCCAGACGCTGTCCGAGCAGGCCGGCCCGGAGCTGCTGGAGCTCGTCGAGCAGGTCCGCCGCCGGGCCCGCGAGGTGACCTCCGGCGAGGCCGAGCCGGACGCCGTCGCCGCCCTGCTCGACGGCGTCGACGCCGGGACCGCGGTCGTCCTGGCGCGGGCCTTCTCCCAGTACTTCCAGCTGGCCAACGTGGCCGAGCAGTTACACCGCTCCCGGGAGCTGCGCGCGCTGCGCCCGGCCGACGCGCGCCCGTTGCGCACGGTCATGCGGCGCCTGGCCGCCGAGGCCGACCCCGACGAGGTCGCCGACGTCCTGGCCCGCGCCCAGCTTCGGCCGGTGTTCACCGCGCACCCCACGGAGTCGTCGCGGCAGTCGGTCCTGGCGATCCTGCGCCGGGTCGTCGACGGCCTGAACGACGGGGTCTCCGACCGGTCGCTCGGCTCGCTGGTGGACCTGCTCTGGCAGACCGACGAGATCCGTCCCGGCAAGCCCACGGTCACCGACGAGGCGCGCAACATCGCCTGGTTCGCCGAGCGCCTGGGCGAGCTCACGGTGCCCGACCTGCTCGACGAGTTCGCCTCCGAGGCCGAGGCCGCCGGGCTCACCGTCCCCGAGGACACCCGGCCGCTGGCGCTGGGCTGCTGGGTCGGCGGTGACCGGGACGGCAATCCGAACGTCACCGCGGGCGTGACCCGTGAGGTCCTCGAGCTCTACGCCGACCGGGCGTTGAAGATCCACGGACGGCTGGTCGAGCAGCTGACCACCGAGCTGTCGGTGTCGACGCGGGTGATGGGGGTGTCGGAGGAGCTGCGCGGGTCGCTGGCCCGCGACCGCCGGGCGCTGCCGGAGGTCTACGAGAGGTTCGTCCGGCTCAACGCGCACGAGCCCTACCGGCTCAAGCTCTCCTACGTCCAGGCCCGGCTGCTGCGCACCCGCACCCGGATCGCCGAGCAGGCCCCGCACGTCGAGGGCCTGGACTACCTGGGCGCGCAGGGGTACCTGGAGGACCTGGCCGTCCTGGACCGGTCGCTGCGCGGGCACCTGGGCACCCGCATCGCCGAGGGCACGCTGGCCCGGGCGATCCGCTCGGCCCGCGCGCTCGGACTGCACCTGGTCGAGCTCGACGTCCGCGAGCACAGCCAGAAGCACCACGACGCCCTGGGCGCGATCTTCGACGCGATCGGTGAGCTGGACAAGCCCTATGCGGAGCTGACCCGCGAGGAGCGCCGCGAGCTGCTCTCGACCGAGCTGCGCGGGCGACGGCCGCTGATCCGGCGGCACTACGGCGTGCCCGACGATGCCGCGAAGGTGATCGACACGTTCGACACGCTGCACGCCGTGCAGCACGAGTTCGGGCCGGACGTCGCGCGCACCTACATCGTGTCGATGGCCCAGGACGTCGACGACCTGCTCGCCGTGGCGGTGCTGGCCCGCGAGTCGTACATGGTCGAGCTGAACGAGAACCCGCGCTCGTCGGTGGACCTGGTCCCGCTGTTCGAGACGGTCGAGGAGCTGTCGAAGGCGGGCGAGCTGCTCGAGGGGCTTCTGGCCGACCCCGGCTACCGCCAGCAGGTCCGCAACCGCGGTGACCTGCAGGAGATCATGCTGGGCTACTCGGACTCGAACAAGGGCGCCGGGATCACCAGCTCGCAGTGGGAGATCCACCGGGCCCAGCGCCAGCTGCGCGACGTCGCCGCCGAGCACGGGATCAGGCTGCGCCTGTTCCACGGCCGCGGCGGCTCGGTCGGGCGCGGTGGCGGGCCGGCCGGGGAGGCCATCGCGTCGGCGCCGTTCGGGTCGGTGGACGCGACGATGAAGCTCACCGAGCAGGGCGAGGTCATCTCGGACAAGTACTCGTTGCCCACGCTCGCGCACGACAACCTGGAGATCCTGCTGGCCTCGATGCTCGACGCGTCGCTGCTGCACCAGGCCTCCCGCTGGCCGGAGAAGACCCTGGAGCGCTGGGACGAGGTGATGACCTGCGTCTCCGCGGCCTCCACCGAGTCCTACCGGACACTCGTCGGCGACCCCGACCTGCCGGAGTTCTTCACCGCCGCCACCCCGGTGGAGGAGCTGGGACGGCTCAACGTCGGCTCCCGGCCGTCGAAGCGCCCGGGAGCCGGCCCTCCGACGCTGGACGACCTGCGCGCGATCCCGTGGGTGTTCGGGTGGACGCAGACCCGGATGGTCGTGCCGGGCTGGTACGGCCTGGGCTCGGGCCTGCGCGCCGCCCGCGAGGCCGGGCACACCGAGGCGCTGCAGGAGATGCGCGAGTGGGCGTTCTTCTCCAACCTGATCGGCAACGTCGAGATGACGCTGGCCAAGACCGACCTGCGGATCGCCTCGACCTACGTCGCCGCCCTCGTCGAGCCCGCGCAGCAGAAGCTGTTCGACCTGATCCGCGCCGAGCACGAGCTGACCCTGCGTGAGCTGCTCGCCCTGACCGGGGACAAGGCGCTGCTGGCCCGGCACCCGGTGCTGCGCAACACCCTCGAGGTCCGCAACGGCTACCTCGAGCCGCTGCACCACCTGCAGGTCGAGCTCCTCGCTCAGCGGCGGGCGACCGAGGAGCCCGACCCCGACCTGGAGCGCGCCCTGCTGCTGACGATCAACGGCATCGCCGCCGGCATGAAGAACACCGGCTGA
- a CDS encoding acyl-CoA desaturase — protein sequence MSDHQRHIAPHVFVYVFAAVPALALVAAVPLAWGWGLSLLDAGMAVGLYVVSMLGVTVGFHRLFTHRAFTANRGLRIGLAVAGSLAVQGPVRHWVADHRRHHAYADKEGDPHSPWRYGTSPRALVRGFWHAHMGWLFDRDMTDQRRFTPDLLADRDMSAVHRAFTALTVLSLFGPAVVGGLVTMSWWGAFTAFFWAGLVRVALTHHVAWSTNSICHLVGERPWTSRDRSTNVWLLAIPSMGESWHNLHHADPTSARHGVGRGEIDISAGVIRLFEKLGWARDVRWPTPARLEKLAVKA from the coding sequence CTGTCCGACCATCAGCGCCACATCGCCCCGCACGTGTTCGTCTACGTGTTCGCCGCCGTGCCCGCGCTGGCGCTGGTCGCGGCCGTGCCGCTGGCCTGGGGATGGGGGTTGAGCCTGCTCGACGCGGGGATGGCGGTCGGTCTCTACGTCGTCTCCATGCTCGGGGTGACGGTCGGGTTCCACCGTCTGTTCACCCACCGGGCGTTCACCGCGAACCGCGGGCTGCGGATCGGCCTCGCGGTGGCCGGCAGCCTGGCCGTGCAGGGCCCCGTCCGGCACTGGGTCGCCGACCACCGTCGCCACCACGCCTACGCCGACAAGGAGGGCGACCCGCACTCGCCGTGGCGCTACGGGACGTCGCCCCGTGCGCTGGTCCGCGGGTTCTGGCACGCCCACATGGGCTGGCTGTTCGACCGGGACATGACCGACCAGCGCCGGTTCACCCCCGACCTGCTCGCCGACCGGGACATGTCCGCGGTGCACCGCGCGTTCACCGCGCTCACCGTGCTGAGCCTGTTCGGGCCGGCCGTGGTCGGCGGTCTGGTCACGATGAGCTGGTGGGGGGCGTTCACCGCGTTCTTCTGGGCCGGGCTGGTGCGGGTCGCGCTGACCCACCACGTCGCGTGGTCGACGAACTCGATCTGCCACCTCGTCGGCGAGCGGCCGTGGACCAGCCGCGACCGCTCGACCAACGTCTGGCTGCTGGCCATCCCGAGCATGGGCGAGTCCTGGCACAACCTGCACCACGCCGACCCCACCTCGGCCCGGCACGGCGTCGGCCGGGGCGAGATCGACATCTCCGCCGGGGTGATCCGGCTGTTCGAGAAGCTCGGCTGGGCCCGCGACGTCCGCTGGCCGACGCCGGCCCGTCTGGAGAAGCTCGCGGTGAAGGCCTGA
- a CDS encoding fumarylacetoacetate hydrolase family protein → MRFVTYASPAGDDRVGLVSGDVVLGADPGVTMVDLLDTGDLAAAAATIGTAPSETVALEGLTLRAPLQPRSLRDFVGFLQHLRNCSGPANMTVDERHERYPPFYFSNVAAVIGPHDDVPVPPGCERFDYELEVAAVIGKAGADIAPADAWDHIAGYTLLCDWSGRDLQIDEMALGLGPAKGKDSANTLGPMLVTADELEPHRHGRGFTAAMTGTVNGEAVSAGSWDDVDWGFDDMIAYASRGTRLRPGDVIGSGTVPSGCLFEHFALDPENFRGWLVPGDEVRLSVEHLGGIRHRIVEGRPVPPLSSGY, encoded by the coding sequence ATGCGCTTCGTCACCTACGCCTCGCCCGCCGGGGACGACCGGGTCGGGCTCGTCTCCGGCGACGTCGTGCTGGGCGCGGATCCGGGCGTCACGATGGTCGACCTGCTCGACACCGGGGACCTGGCCGCCGCCGCGGCGACGATCGGGACGGCGCCGTCCGAGACCGTCGCGCTGGAGGGTCTGACGCTGCGGGCCCCGCTGCAGCCGCGGTCACTGCGTGACTTCGTCGGGTTCCTGCAGCACCTGCGCAACTGTTCCGGCCCGGCCAACATGACCGTCGACGAGCGCCACGAGCGCTATCCCCCGTTCTACTTCTCCAACGTCGCCGCCGTGATCGGCCCGCACGACGACGTCCCGGTCCCGCCCGGGTGCGAGCGCTTCGACTACGAGCTCGAGGTCGCCGCCGTGATCGGGAAGGCCGGGGCGGACATCGCCCCGGCCGACGCCTGGGACCACATCGCGGGCTACACGCTGCTCTGCGACTGGAGCGGGCGTGACCTGCAGATCGACGAGATGGCGCTCGGCCTGGGCCCGGCCAAGGGCAAGGACTCGGCGAACACGCTCGGCCCGATGCTCGTCACCGCCGACGAGCTGGAGCCGCACCGCCACGGGCGAGGGTTCACCGCGGCGATGACCGGGACCGTCAACGGCGAGGCGGTCAGCGCCGGGAGCTGGGACGACGTCGACTGGGGCTTCGACGACATGATCGCCTACGCCTCGCGCGGCACCCGCCTGCGACCGGGCGACGTGATCGGGTCCGGCACCGTGCCGTCCGGCTGCCTGTTCGAGCACTTCGCCCTGGACCCGGAGAACTTCCGCGGCTGGCTGGTCCCGGGCGACGAGGTCCGCCTGAGCGTCGAGCACCTCGGCGGGATCCGGCACCGGATTGTCGAGGGAAGGCCGGTTCCGCCGCTCTCCTCGGGGTACTGA
- a CDS encoding MBL fold metallo-hydrolase translates to MDYTEGLHDLGRGCHAWLQPDGSWGWSNSGLVTGSGQSLMVDTLFDLAGARRMLDAISPVTDTHPVATVVNTHSDGDHYFGNELVAGEGVEIIASEAAAELMNQEAVDALAGVKRLDSPTGEFAREIFGPFEFEGITSTGPTRTFSGETSVDVGGREVALIQVGPAHTPGDTLVHVPDAGILYSGDILFIGGTPIAWAGPISRWIGACDRILDMDVTTIVPGHGPVTDKTGVHRVREYLTWVEAEARKRFADGLDVDDAIASIDLGDYAALPEYGRLAQNVINVYQELDPAMARPDRLTVLGRIAALEGFGEKQGEQD, encoded by the coding sequence ATGGACTACACCGAGGGTCTGCACGACCTGGGCCGGGGCTGTCACGCGTGGCTGCAGCCGGACGGGAGCTGGGGCTGGTCGAACTCCGGGCTGGTCACCGGATCGGGGCAGTCGCTGATGGTGGACACGCTGTTCGACCTGGCCGGGGCCCGGAGGATGCTCGACGCGATCTCGCCGGTCACCGACACCCACCCCGTCGCCACCGTCGTCAACACGCACTCCGACGGCGACCACTACTTCGGAAACGAGCTCGTCGCCGGCGAGGGCGTGGAGATCATCGCCTCGGAGGCCGCCGCCGAGCTGATGAACCAGGAGGCCGTCGACGCGCTGGCCGGGGTCAAGCGGCTCGACTCGCCGACCGGGGAGTTCGCCCGTGAGATCTTCGGACCGTTCGAGTTCGAGGGCATCACCTCGACCGGGCCGACCCGGACCTTCAGCGGTGAGACCAGCGTCGACGTCGGTGGGCGCGAGGTGGCGCTGATCCAGGTCGGGCCCGCGCACACCCCCGGCGACACGCTCGTGCACGTCCCGGACGCGGGGATCCTCTACTCCGGCGACATCCTGTTCATCGGCGGCACCCCGATCGCCTGGGCCGGACCGATCTCGCGCTGGATCGGCGCCTGCGACCGGATCCTCGACATGGACGTCACCACGATCGTCCCCGGGCACGGGCCGGTCACCGACAAGACCGGCGTGCACCGCGTCCGCGAGTACCTGACCTGGGTGGAGGCGGAGGCCAGGAAGCGTTTCGCCGACGGTCTCGACGTCGACGACGCCATCGCCTCGATCGACCTCGGCGACTACGCCGCGCTCCCCGAGTACGGTCGTCTCGCCCAGAACGTCATCAACGTCTACCAGGAGCTCGACCCGGCCATGGCCCGCCCGGACCGGCTCACCGTGCTCGGCCGGATCGCCGCCCTGGAGGGCTTCGGCGAGAAGCAGGGGGAGCAGGACTGA